A genomic segment from Dechloromonas denitrificans encodes:
- a CDS encoding Bcr/CflA family multidrug efflux MFS transporter, translating to MNPSAIDPAREGRFILLLGALVAFGPLAIDLYLPALPAIASNLVASAEAVQLSITVFLAGFSLGMLFYGPISDRYGRRTVMLSGIALFAAASLACMLATAVEQLIVARFVQALGGGAASVLARAVVRDVYAPTEAIRKLSLMAMVTAIAPLLAPLLGSLLLVQFGWRGTFAAVVLWGVLSLVVVWFQLPETLPPERRGQLPLGRAFAIYGSFLIDPVALGLLLAGGMSFAAMFAYITASPFYFIELHGFSPFAYSVLFASNAVGIFAANFVNSRLVKRRGPALMAGVGCSLGFAGALLLWAATGFEGALPAVILGLFVVVSMTGLLGANCVGLLMARYPQNAGAAAALFGASQFGLGMLASATVSYVHSPDGRGMAWVIVVVSGFALLGWLVFRRYGERRQ from the coding sequence ATGAACCCTTCCGCTATCGATCCGGCCCGCGAGGGCCGTTTTATTTTGTTGCTCGGTGCGCTGGTCGCTTTCGGGCCGCTGGCCATCGACCTTTACCTGCCGGCTTTGCCGGCTATTGCCAGCAACCTGGTGGCCTCGGCCGAAGCCGTGCAGTTGTCGATTACCGTTTTCCTCGCCGGCTTTTCGCTGGGCATGCTGTTCTATGGGCCGATTTCCGACCGTTACGGCCGGCGCACGGTGATGCTCTCCGGCATCGCGCTGTTTGCCGCGGCCAGCCTGGCTTGCATGCTGGCGACGGCGGTCGAGCAGTTGATCGTCGCGCGCTTCGTCCAGGCGCTGGGCGGCGGCGCGGCCTCGGTGCTGGCGCGGGCCGTGGTGCGCGATGTTTATGCCCCGACCGAGGCGATCCGCAAGCTTTCCCTGATGGCCATGGTGACGGCGATTGCGCCGCTGCTGGCACCGCTGCTCGGCAGCCTGCTGCTCGTCCAGTTCGGCTGGCGCGGCACCTTCGCTGCCGTCGTGCTGTGGGGCGTGCTCAGCCTGGTGGTTGTCTGGTTCCAGTTACCGGAAACCCTGCCGCCCGAACGGCGCGGTCAACTGCCGCTGGGCCGTGCTTTTGCCATCTACGGCAGTTTTCTGATCGATCCTGTGGCGCTGGGTCTGTTGTTGGCCGGCGGCATGTCCTTCGCCGCGATGTTTGCCTACATTACGGCCAGCCCGTTTTATTTCATCGAACTGCACGGTTTTTCGCCCTTCGCCTACAGCGTGCTTTTTGCGAGCAATGCGGTCGGCATTTTTGCCGCCAATTTCGTCAATAGCCGCCTGGTCAAGCGCCGGGGGCCGGCGCTGATGGCCGGTGTCGGCTGTAGCCTGGGTTTTGCCGGGGCGCTGCTGTTATGGGCGGCGACGGGATTTGAGGGGGCCTTGCCGGCGGTGATTCTCGGTCTGTTTGTCGTGGTCAGCATGACCGGTTTGCTGGGGGCCAATTGTGTCGGCTTGTTGATGGCGCGTTATCCGCAGAACGCCGGTGCGGCTGCCGCGCTGTTCGGGGCCAGCCAGTTCGGTCTCGGCATGCTGGCCAGCGCAACGGTCAGCTATGTTCACAGCCCGGACGGCCGGGGCATGGCCTGGGTCATCGTCGTGGTGTCGGGCTTTGCGCTGCTCGGCTGGCTGGTCTTCCGAAGGTACGGCGAACGTCGCCAATAG
- a CDS encoding AraC family transcriptional regulator — MKAGLSRDVDTPLTNETRYLGVRAEHALGHPDATLFSLDVDEASNRLSDVYNSNRLRLAGCPQDFRMRLRTSKIGCLGLATLSFGTEIEIEQSGDRPFVLVTTQISGNSRVTTRAGTADGGRGFVVVDSAGQLVSKRFSADSERCNVRVEQAALDAKCAALLDRPLDQPLCFSPFGSNNGQVERRWIGLLQMLLGYVGMPLPANAGPIIHNLEEAVLLHLLLEHEHSYSDDLRHATGSLAPRHVKRAEDYIRAHARETLSLERIAEAVGCSIRTLCDGFHKARGTTPMNFLRQVRMAGVRSDLQGGAQPGGISGIALAWGFNHLGRFSADYRRSFGESPSETLRRGG; from the coding sequence ATGAAGGCTGGTTTATCCCGGGACGTTGATACCCCTCTGACCAACGAAACCCGATATCTCGGCGTGCGTGCCGAACATGCGCTGGGCCATCCTGATGCGACGCTGTTCAGTCTTGATGTCGATGAAGCCTCGAATCGGCTCTCCGACGTCTACAACAGCAATCGATTGCGTCTGGCCGGGTGCCCGCAGGATTTCAGGATGCGGCTGCGGACTTCGAAGATCGGCTGCCTCGGCCTGGCGACGCTGTCATTCGGTACTGAAATTGAAATCGAGCAGTCCGGCGATCGCCCTTTTGTCCTGGTGACGACCCAGATCAGCGGCAATTCACGGGTAACGACGCGGGCCGGGACGGCGGATGGTGGTCGCGGTTTCGTGGTGGTCGATTCGGCAGGTCAACTGGTCAGCAAGCGTTTCAGTGCCGATAGCGAGCGTTGCAATGTGCGCGTCGAGCAGGCGGCGCTTGATGCCAAATGTGCGGCCTTGCTGGACCGCCCGCTGGACCAGCCATTGTGTTTCTCGCCGTTTGGTTCCAACAACGGTCAGGTTGAACGCCGCTGGATCGGTTTGCTGCAGATGTTGCTCGGCTATGTCGGGATGCCGCTGCCGGCGAATGCCGGGCCGATCATCCACAATCTCGAAGAAGCGGTACTGCTGCATCTGCTGCTTGAACACGAACACTCGTACAGCGACGACTTGCGCCACGCTACAGGCAGTCTCGCGCCACGTCATGTCAAACGGGCCGAAGATTATATCCGGGCGCATGCCCGCGAAACCCTGAGCCTGGAGCGGATTGCCGAGGCTGTCGGTTGCAGCATCAGAACCCTGTGCGACGGCTTTCACAAGGCACGTGGAACGACGCCGATGAATTTCCTGCGCCAGGTGCGTATGGCCGGTGTGCGCAGCGATTTGCAGGGTGGGGCGCAGCCCGGTGGTATTTCCGGCATCGCCCTGGCCTGGGGCTTCAATCATCTGGGGCGATTTTCAGCCGATTATCGTCGTTCCTTCGGTGAATCTCCCTCGGAAACCCTGCGTCGGGGTGGCTGA
- a CDS encoding TRAP transporter substrate-binding protein: MRISLSRRLLVAAATLAAAQSAHAQDVTFRIAHFLPAVASTQKIVLQPWCDEMGQLSSGRIKCQFYPSMQLGGTPAQLADQVKNGVADIAWTAPGYSTGRFPKTEALELPGVLPLGGLAGGRAIWDFFGQHLKDEYKDYKVLAMHGDGGMNIHTASKALATVEDFKGVKLRSPNRTIARTLTALGATPVAMPPAQVTEAIAKGVVDGASAVWEVMLPTKLDEVTKFHFETPADRPVMGATVLVLLMNKQKYEALPADLKAIIDKTSGAQLVERYGKAWDEASIAARNKIKSAPGHTLTVVSGAKYDAILKQAEVVEKEWLADAKSKGINGEALVAAARAAARKQSN; encoded by the coding sequence ATGAGAATTTCATTATCCCGCCGCCTGCTTGTCGCTGCTGCGACCCTGGCGGCCGCCCAGAGCGCTCACGCCCAGGACGTTACGTTCCGGATTGCCCATTTTCTGCCGGCCGTCGCTTCGACCCAGAAAATCGTGCTGCAGCCGTGGTGCGACGAAATGGGACAGCTATCGAGCGGCCGCATCAAATGCCAGTTCTACCCGTCGATGCAACTCGGCGGTACGCCTGCCCAGCTGGCCGATCAGGTCAAGAACGGCGTGGCCGACATTGCCTGGACGGCGCCGGGCTATTCGACCGGACGTTTCCCGAAAACCGAAGCCCTCGAACTGCCCGGTGTGCTGCCCCTCGGCGGACTGGCCGGCGGGCGCGCCATCTGGGATTTTTTCGGACAGCACCTGAAGGATGAATACAAGGATTACAAGGTCCTGGCCATGCATGGCGATGGCGGCATGAATATCCATACGGCCAGCAAGGCGCTGGCCACGGTGGAGGATTTCAAGGGCGTCAAGTTGCGTTCGCCGAACCGGACGATTGCCCGGACCCTGACGGCATTGGGAGCAACGCCGGTGGCCATGCCGCCGGCTCAGGTGACCGAAGCCATTGCCAAAGGGGTCGTGGATGGCGCTTCGGCCGTCTGGGAGGTGATGTTGCCGACCAAGCTCGATGAGGTCACCAAGTTCCATTTCGAGACGCCCGCCGACCGCCCGGTGATGGGCGCTACCGTGCTGGTCTTGCTGATGAACAAGCAGAAGTACGAAGCCCTGCCGGCCGACCTCAAGGCCATCATCGACAAGACTTCAGGTGCGCAACTGGTCGAGCGTTACGGCAAGGCGTGGGATGAGGCATCGATTGCTGCCCGCAACAAGATCAAATCGGCCCCCGGACACACGTTGACCGTGGTATCCGGTGCGAAATACGACGCCATCCTGAAGCAGGCCGAAGTGGTTGAGAAGGAATGGCTGGCCGACGCCAAGAGCAAAGGCATCAATGGCGAAGCCCTAGTCGCCGCGGCGCGTGCCGCCGCCCGCAAGCAGTCGAACTGA
- a CDS encoding class II aldolase/adducin family protein — protein sequence MSKYYDHPQRFSQEEWNARVKLACVYRIFAYLGWDELIYNHISLRVPGPDKHFLINPFGLHYKDVCASNLVKVDIKGNIIGHSDWPINPAGFTFHSAIHDKVAEGHCVMHVHTTATQAVCCLKDGLSYSNFYAAQLYGKIAWHEFEGITVHLDEGERILASAGDKPVLMLRNHGPVVIGSTLAQAFSLMWLVNRACEIQLASQSMGAVVDIPEPVLKKCVADSLNFDPKYGAGEDALAALTRIIDRIDPSYRN from the coding sequence ATGAGCAAGTACTACGATCATCCCCAGCGTTTCAGCCAGGAAGAGTGGAATGCCCGCGTCAAGCTGGCCTGCGTCTATCGCATTTTTGCCTATCTCGGCTGGGACGAGCTGATCTACAACCATATCTCGCTGCGTGTGCCGGGGCCGGACAAGCATTTTCTGATCAACCCGTTCGGCCTGCATTACAAGGATGTCTGCGCCTCCAATCTGGTCAAGGTCGATATCAAGGGAAACATCATCGGTCACTCGGACTGGCCGATCAATCCGGCCGGTTTCACCTTCCATTCGGCCATCCACGACAAGGTGGCGGAAGGTCATTGCGTGATGCATGTGCACACGACGGCGACGCAGGCGGTCTGCTGCCTGAAGGATGGTTTGTCGTACAGCAATTTTTACGCCGCACAGCTGTACGGGAAAATTGCCTGGCATGAGTTCGAGGGAATTACCGTCCATCTCGATGAAGGCGAACGTATCCTGGCCAGTGCCGGCGACAAGCCAGTGCTGATGCTGCGCAACCACGGTCCGGTGGTGATCGGTTCAACGCTGGCGCAGGCTTTTTCACTGATGTGGCTGGTCAATCGGGCCTGTGAAATCCAGCTTGCCTCGCAGTCGATGGGCGCCGTGGTCGATATTCCCGAGCCGGTACTCAAGAAATGCGTTGCCGATTCGCTGAACTTCGATCCCAAATACGGCGCCGGCGAAGATGCGTTGGCCGCGCTGACCCGGATCATCGACCGGATCGATCCCTCCTACCGGAACTGA
- a CDS encoding MAPEG family protein, which yields MNSVVVFCTAALGALLFLLGLAVSIMRFRSGIGAGPSEDRNSTLNKLIRAHANTAEFAPFLAVLFLYFGWRGPSALVINLIIAVTLCRFLLVIGLVAWPSMGRPNPARFIGALGTYLLGSALCVAMLAGL from the coding sequence ATGAACTCTGTTGTTGTATTTTGTACTGCCGCCCTCGGCGCCTTGTTGTTCCTGCTGGGTCTGGCTGTCTCGATCATGCGTTTTCGCAGCGGCATCGGTGCCGGTCCGTCGGAGGATCGCAATTCGACACTGAACAAGCTGATCCGGGCGCATGCCAATACGGCGGAGTTTGCCCCGTTCCTGGCCGTGCTTTTTCTCTATTTCGGCTGGCGCGGGCCCTCAGCGCTGGTCATCAATCTGATCATCGCGGTCACGCTCTGCCGCTTCCTGCTGGTCATCGGCCTGGTGGCCTGGCCCAGCATGGGGCGGCCCAATCCGGCCCGTTTTATCGGTGCGCTTGGGACGTATCTGCTGGGCAGCGCACTTTGCGTTGCCATGCTGGCAGGTCTCTAG
- a CDS encoding MFS transporter, whose amino-acid sequence MALPAGMRALAHRNFRLYFAGQAISILGSWIQQVALAWLVYRLTGSAALLGITAFCGLIPQLLVGPLAGAWIDKHDKKKWLVGVQSLMAVQAFVLAGLCWLDWISPGFIICMALILGVLSSFDAPLRQSLIGSFVGSRDDLPNALALNAMLFNAGRFIGPPIAGLLLGLTSEAFCFAINAFSFMALIAAILCVRSQPPLRAKGSVGEVFKEGVMFAWRTWVVRMLILTLIALNLTASAYAVLLPVFARDVFAGDATTLGWLWGAAGCGAFASTIFLATRRSAPAIVSAVVAGVLISAVSLLVFATTTWLPLALGGMVGIGFGISVCNVGINMVLQSTAPEALRGRIVSFFTSARFGFDALGGLLAGFVAAGFGAGHTLLAEGCVLLLFVVFLFTRRQRLQVQIAAAHQGAQDGH is encoded by the coding sequence ATGGCGTTGCCGGCCGGCATGCGGGCGCTGGCCCATCGCAACTTCCGGCTCTATTTTGCCGGGCAGGCGATTTCCATCCTCGGTTCATGGATTCAGCAGGTGGCGCTCGCCTGGCTGGTCTACCGATTGACCGGGTCGGCGGCACTGCTCGGTATCACAGCTTTCTGCGGCCTGATTCCGCAGTTGCTGGTCGGCCCGCTGGCTGGCGCATGGATCGACAAGCACGACAAGAAAAAATGGCTGGTCGGCGTCCAGTCGCTGATGGCCGTACAGGCATTCGTGCTGGCCGGTTTGTGCTGGCTGGACTGGATCAGTCCCGGATTCATCATTTGCATGGCGTTGATCCTCGGTGTCCTGAGCAGCTTCGATGCGCCCTTGCGCCAATCGCTGATCGGCAGCTTTGTCGGTAGTCGGGATGATCTGCCCAACGCGCTGGCGCTGAATGCCATGCTGTTCAACGCGGGGCGTTTTATTGGTCCGCCGATTGCCGGGCTATTGCTTGGCCTGACGTCGGAGGCGTTTTGCTTCGCGATCAATGCTTTTTCCTTCATGGCATTGATCGCTGCCATCCTGTGCGTTCGCAGCCAGCCGCCCTTGCGTGCCAAGGGGTCGGTCGGCGAGGTTTTCAAGGAAGGCGTCATGTTTGCCTGGCGCACCTGGGTGGTCCGCATGCTGATCCTCACCCTGATCGCCTTGAATCTGACCGCCTCGGCCTACGCCGTGCTGTTGCCGGTTTTCGCCCGTGATGTGTTTGCCGGCGATGCCACGACGCTCGGCTGGTTGTGGGGCGCAGCCGGGTGCGGTGCCTTTGCATCAACGATTTTCCTGGCGACCCGCAGGTCGGCGCCGGCCATCGTGTCAGCCGTGGTTGCCGGCGTGCTGATCAGTGCCGTCTCACTGCTTGTCTTCGCAACAACAACCTGGCTGCCGCTCGCGCTGGGGGGCATGGTGGGGATCGGTTTCGGCATTTCGGTGTGCAATGTCGGCATCAACATGGTGCTGCAAAGCACTGCGCCGGAAGCCTTGCGCGGACGCATCGTTTCTTTCTTCACCTCCGCCCGTTTTGGCTTCGATGCCCTGGGCGGTTTGCTGGCCGGTTTTGTTGCGGCCGGTTTTGGCGCCGGGCATACCCTGCTGGCTGAAGGCTGCGTGCTGTTATTGTTTGTCGTTTTCCTGTTTACCCGCCGGCAGCGTCTGCAGGTCCAGATTGCTGCGGCCCATCAAGGAGCCCAGGATGGCCATTGA
- a CDS encoding GlcG/HbpS family heme-binding protein: MAIEMIASLDLGAADEIAALALAEAARAGVNICVAVVDRAGYPLVFKRQQGAPFHAIDIALDKAYTAVSFGFATGKWDKRLAEGSEMLRHGLMQRERFVSFGGGLPIKLGGARVGALGISGGSEAQDVAFGEAALAAWQENQPL, translated from the coding sequence ATGGCCATTGAAATGATTGCTTCCCTCGATCTCGGCGCAGCCGACGAAATTGCTGCCCTGGCCTTGGCCGAGGCCGCCAGGGCGGGGGTCAATATCTGCGTTGCGGTGGTCGACCGTGCCGGTTATCCGCTGGTCTTCAAGCGCCAGCAGGGAGCGCCGTTCCACGCCATCGACATTGCGCTCGACAAGGCCTACACGGCGGTCAGCTTCGGCTTTGCGACCGGCAAGTGGGACAAGCGGCTGGCCGAGGGCAGCGAAATGCTGCGTCATGGCTTGATGCAGCGTGAGCGTTTCGTCAGTTTCGGCGGTGGCTTGCCGATCAAGCTGGGGGGCGCGCGGGTTGGCGCTCTTGGTATTTCGGGGGGCAGCGAAGCTCAGGATGTCGCTTTTGGCGAAGCGGCGCTGGCTGCCTGGCAGGAAAATCAGCCGCTGTAA
- a CDS encoding acetylornithine transaminase: MSITHRPDLVFERGEGSWLYDHQGKAYLDFIQGWAVNTLGHCPPEIAAALVEQAGKLINPSPAFYNGPMVELAGLLTANSAFDRVFFANTGAEANEGAIKLARKWGRLNKGGAHEIITFDHSFHGRTLATMSASGKAGWDTLYAPQVPGFPKAVYNDLASVEALIGPNTVAVMLEPVQGEGGVIPAEIEFLCALRQLTTQHGILLIVDEVQTGMGRTGKLFAYQHAGIEPDIMTLGKGIGGGVPLAALLAREAICCFEPGDQGGTYNGNPLMTAVGVAVMQRLLAPGFLAGIEARGQYLSERLLALSAKHGLKGERGVGLLRALVLADERGPEIVRQALTCSPKGLLLNSPRPNLLRFMPALNVSEAEIDLMISMLDGFLAQ; this comes from the coding sequence ATGAGCATCACCCACCGTCCCGACCTGGTTTTCGAGCGCGGTGAAGGTTCCTGGCTCTACGACCATCAGGGCAAGGCCTACCTGGATTTCATCCAGGGTTGGGCGGTGAATACCCTGGGCCACTGCCCGCCGGAAATTGCTGCTGCACTGGTTGAGCAGGCCGGTAAACTGATCAATCCGAGCCCGGCTTTCTACAACGGCCCGATGGTCGAACTGGCCGGGCTGCTGACGGCCAACTCGGCCTTCGACCGCGTTTTCTTTGCCAATACCGGGGCCGAGGCCAACGAAGGCGCCATCAAGCTGGCCCGCAAATGGGGGCGCCTCAACAAAGGTGGTGCTCACGAAATCATTACCTTCGACCATTCCTTTCACGGGCGTACGCTGGCAACCATGTCGGCCTCCGGCAAGGCTGGCTGGGACACGCTCTACGCGCCTCAGGTGCCGGGCTTCCCGAAGGCGGTCTACAACGACCTGGCCTCGGTCGAGGCGCTGATCGGGCCGAACACGGTGGCTGTCATGCTTGAGCCGGTCCAGGGCGAGGGCGGGGTGATCCCGGCTGAAATCGAATTTCTCTGCGCCTTGCGCCAACTGACGACGCAGCATGGCATCCTGCTGATCGTCGATGAAGTACAAACCGGCATGGGGCGTACCGGCAAGCTGTTTGCCTACCAGCACGCCGGGATTGAACCGGACATCATGACGCTGGGCAAGGGTATCGGTGGCGGCGTGCCGCTGGCGGCCTTGCTTGCCCGTGAAGCAATCTGCTGTTTCGAGCCGGGCGACCAAGGCGGGACCTATAACGGAAATCCGTTGATGACCGCCGTGGGCGTTGCCGTCATGCAACGTTTACTGGCGCCCGGCTTCCTCGCCGGGATCGAGGCGCGCGGGCAGTATCTGTCCGAACGCCTGCTGGCCTTGTCGGCCAAGCACGGCCTCAAGGGCGAACGTGGCGTCGGCCTGTTGCGGGCCCTGGTGCTGGCTGACGAGCGCGGCCCGGAGATTGTTCGCCAGGCGCTGACATGCAGCCCGAAGGGCTTGCTGCTCAATTCGCCGCGTCCGAATCTGCTGCGTTTCATGCCGGCACTGAATGTCAGCGAGGCTGAAATCGATTTGATGATCAGCATGCTGGACGGCTTTCTAGCGCAATGA
- a CDS encoding PaaI family thioesterase: MSEHPERAIVRRAIDEQLTGLPVTTNPLAILLNMRILAARDAWVRIGYTPPECLTQGNQVVQGGIISAMLDFGMIFAAFSKAPADATLATVAQTTNYFRAASMGELTVEAELEKVGRRLINARASLFGPDHVLLASASAPIAVIPLPRA, translated from the coding sequence ATGAGCGAGCATCCGGAACGGGCGATTGTTCGTCGCGCCATCGATGAGCAATTGACCGGGCTGCCTGTCACGACCAATCCGCTGGCCATTTTGTTGAACATGCGGATACTGGCGGCGCGGGATGCCTGGGTCCGGATCGGCTATACGCCGCCGGAGTGCCTGACGCAAGGGAATCAGGTGGTGCAGGGCGGGATCATTTCAGCCATGCTCGATTTCGGGATGATTTTCGCTGCCTTTTCGAAAGCGCCGGCCGATGCAACGCTGGCGACCGTTGCGCAGACCACCAACTATTTCCGGGCAGCCAGCATGGGCGAGCTGACTGTCGAGGCGGAACTGGAAAAGGTCGGGCGCAGGCTGATCAACGCCCGTGCTTCCCTGTTTGGCCCCGATCACGTCCTGTTGGCCAGTGCCTCTGCACCCATTGCCGTAATCCCGCTGCCCCGGGCCTGA
- a CDS encoding acetoacetate--CoA ligase codes for MTYQIDSQPLWQPTPAQVSATRMAALMGETGQATYAELWQWSVDQPEAFWSKIWDFCGAVGEKGSEILVDRDKMPGARWFPQARLNFAENLLQKRDDSDALVFWGEDKVKRRLSRAALYTEVARFQQFLISAGVGEGDRVAGFLPNLPETLVAMLAATSLGAIWSSASPDFGVQGVLDRFGQIEPKVLICVDGYWYNGKPVDCLEKNAEVVACMPSLLKTVVVPYLATQPAIGGMANALCWSDLPAVDAGKSVIFNRVAFNHPLFIMFSSGTTGVPKCIVHCHGGVLLQHLKEHQLHSDVRPGDRLFYFTTCGWMMWNWLISGLACGATLLLYDGSPFAAKGKVLFDYAEAEQMTHFGTSAKFIDAAAKLGLTPGKTHNLAALRAMFSTGSPLSPEGFDWVYREIKADILLASISGGTDIVSCFVLGNPVLPVYRGEIQCRGLGMAVDVYDDAGRPVRSEKGELVCAKPFPVMPVGFWNDTDGSKYRAAYFERFDNIWCHGDFSEITAHDGVIIYGRSDATLNPGGVRIGTAEIYRQVEQLPEILESLVIGQDWPPGKNDDVRVVLFVKLQEGLELDAGLIERVKQQIKANTTPRHVPAKVVQVADIPRTKSGKIVELAVRNVVHEQPVKNVEALANPEALEFFRGRAELAD; via the coding sequence ATGACTTACCAGATCGACAGCCAACCCTTGTGGCAACCCACGCCGGCGCAGGTTTCGGCAACGCGCATGGCCGCGCTGATGGGCGAAACCGGCCAGGCGACCTATGCCGAATTGTGGCAATGGTCGGTCGACCAGCCGGAAGCGTTCTGGTCGAAAATCTGGGATTTTTGCGGTGCAGTCGGTGAAAAAGGCAGTGAAATCCTGGTCGACCGCGACAAGATGCCGGGCGCTCGCTGGTTCCCGCAGGCCCGCCTGAATTTTGCCGAAAACCTGCTGCAGAAGCGCGATGACAGCGATGCCCTGGTTTTCTGGGGTGAAGACAAGGTCAAGCGCCGTCTGTCGCGCGCCGCGCTCTATACCGAGGTGGCCCGCTTCCAGCAATTCCTGATTTCTGCCGGGGTCGGCGAGGGCGACCGGGTGGCCGGTTTCCTGCCCAATCTGCCGGAAACGCTGGTCGCCATGCTGGCTGCGACTTCGCTCGGCGCAATCTGGTCGTCGGCATCGCCTGATTTTGGCGTGCAGGGCGTGCTTGACCGCTTTGGCCAGATCGAGCCCAAGGTGCTGATCTGCGTCGATGGTTACTGGTACAACGGCAAGCCGGTCGATTGCCTGGAAAAGAACGCCGAGGTCGTTGCCTGCATGCCGTCGCTGCTCAAGACTGTCGTCGTGCCGTATCTGGCCACGCAGCCGGCGATCGGGGGCATGGCCAATGCCTTGTGCTGGAGTGACTTGCCTGCGGTCGACGCCGGAAAATCGGTGATTTTCAATCGCGTTGCGTTCAATCACCCGCTGTTCATCATGTTCTCCAGCGGCACCACCGGTGTGCCGAAGTGCATCGTTCATTGCCACGGCGGCGTGCTACTGCAGCATCTGAAGGAACATCAACTGCACAGCGATGTGCGGCCGGGCGACCGTCTGTTTTATTTCACGACTTGCGGCTGGATGATGTGGAACTGGCTGATTTCCGGTCTGGCTTGCGGTGCGACGCTGCTGCTTTATGACGGCTCGCCGTTTGCCGCCAAGGGCAAGGTACTGTTCGACTATGCCGAAGCCGAGCAAATGACGCATTTCGGTACCTCGGCCAAGTTCATCGATGCCGCCGCCAAGCTAGGCCTGACGCCGGGCAAGACGCACAATCTGGCGGCCTTGCGCGCCATGTTCTCGACCGGCAGTCCGCTCAGTCCGGAAGGTTTCGACTGGGTCTATCGCGAAATCAAGGCCGACATCCTGCTCGCCTCGATTTCCGGCGGCACCGATATCGTCTCCTGCTTCGTGCTCGGCAACCCGGTGTTGCCGGTCTATCGCGGCGAAATCCAGTGTCGTGGCCTGGGCATGGCGGTTGATGTGTACGACGATGCCGGCCGTCCGGTGCGTTCGGAAAAGGGCGAGCTGGTCTGCGCCAAGCCCTTCCCGGTGATGCCGGTCGGATTCTGGAACGACACGGATGGCAGCAAGTACCGCGCAGCGTATTTCGAGCGTTTCGACAACATCTGGTGCCACGGCGATTTTTCCGAAATCACCGCGCACGACGGCGTGATCATCTACGGCCGTTCGGATGCGACGCTGAATCCCGGCGGTGTGCGGATCGGTACGGCAGAAATCTACCGCCAGGTCGAGCAGTTGCCGGAAATTCTCGAATCGCTGGTCATCGGCCAGGACTGGCCACCGGGCAAGAACGACGACGTGCGCGTCGTGCTCTTCGTCAAGCTGCAGGAAGGGCTGGAGCTCGATGCCGGGCTGATCGAGCGGGTCAAGCAGCAGATCAAGGCCAACACCACGCCGCGTCACGTACCGGCCAAGGTGGTTCAGGTAGCGGATATTCCGCGTACCAAGTCAGGCAAGATCGTCGAACTGGCCGTGCGCAATGTGGTGCATGAGCAGCCGGTCAAGAATGTCGAAGCGCTGGCCAATCCGGAGGCGCTTGAGTTCTTCCGTGGTCGGGCCGAACTGGCCGACTGA